The Stieleria maiorica genome includes the window GGATCTCATCGATGAACAGCTCGACACGCTCGGCAAAGCCTTCCTGGGAATGACCTTCGGATGCGTGCGGTGTCACGATCACAAATTCGATCCGATCAAGCAGTCGGATTACTACGCCTTGGCCGCGATCTTTAAGAGCACCAAGACGCTCGGCGATACCAATACCGGTGCGATCAAACACTGGTACGAACATTCGTTTGCATCGGAGGAGGAAACGGCGCGGTTGAAGGAGATCGATGCCCAGATCGCAGCCAAGAAGCAAGCGGCGGCGAGCTACAAAAATGCCGCGATGGCAAAGATCCGCCAGGGGGCACGGGAACAGGCGGCCGACTATCTGGCCGCCGCGGCCCGCTTTGACGTTGCCACACCGCTGACGACCGTTGCCGAAATCGCCGAGCCACTCTCGCTGCATCCCCGAATCCTGCACCACTGTCGGATGCACTTGGATTTTCACCGCGATGATCCGCTGTGGGTCATCTGGCACCAGCTCGCCGAAGCCGGAGACGCCGACGCGATCCGGCGACACTATGGTGATTTGTTCGCGCGTGCCGAGCAGGCATTCACCGCGGCAAAAAAACAGAACCCGAAAGCCACCACGCTGGATGATCCGACGCTCCAGGCCGCTCGATCGGCCTTGTTGGATAGTGCGGGTTTCCTGGCTGTTCCCGCCAAGGAGTCCTTTGCCTTCGATCCCGAAACGCTGGCGGAATACTACCGTTTGATGGACGAGGCGCGGGCGTTCGAAAGCGTCGCGTCCGACGAAACCGCCGCGATGGGTGTCAGCGAAGGCAACGTGGTCGCACAATTGCCGATTCATATTCGAGGCAGCTACAAAAACCTGGGGGAACCGGTCGCGAGAGAGTTTCCCGAAGTGATGCGACACTCCGCGGTTCGCCCCGTGTTTCCCAGCGGACAGAGCGGTCGATTGCAGTTGGCTCGTTGGATGGCCGACACGCGGCACCCGCTGACCGCCCGCGTGATCGTCAATCGCATTTGGGGATGGCACTTCGGTGAGGCGTTGGTGCGGACGACCGAAAACTTCGGACGGCTCGGGGATCGGCCGTCGCATCCGGAATTGCTGGATTGGCTGGCCAGACGATTCATGGCCGGCGGCTGGTCGATCAAGGATCTGCACCGGTTGATCCTGCGATCCAACACCTACCGTCTCGCGTCGTCACATCCCGAACAGGAACGCTATGCAACGATCGATCCGGAAAACCGCTTGCTGTGGAAAGCGAACTTGCGGCGATTGGAAGCCGAACAGATCCGCGATTCGATCCTCGCGGTCTCGGGGCGTCTGAACCGAGAGATCGGCGGCAAGACGCTGCCGCTGCGGAACCGACAATTCGTCTTCAATCATACCTCCGAAGACCACACAAAATACGACAGCGTCCGGCGCGCGTTGTACCTGCCGGTGATTCGAAACAACTTGTACGCGTTCTTCACACAATTCGATTATCCCGACCCGACGATGCCCACCGGTTCGCGTAACGCGACCGTGATCGCACCACAAAACTTGCTATTGATGAACGACGAACTTGTCATGGAATCGGCCGATGCACTGGCCCGGTCGGTGCTGTCACAACCCGATGATGACATCGACCGCGTCGCCGATGCCTATCGACGGGCGGTGGGGCGTGAACCGTCGCCGAACGAGACCGAACGTGCGATCGGGTTTCTGACGAAATTGACCGACGGTGCCGGAGACGACGACGGCCGGTCGCAGCGGCAGGCATGGTCGCTGTTCTGTCAAAGCCTGATGGCCAGCAACGAATTCATTTATTTGCGGTAATTAACTTTTGTCACATGGCTTCTTTCATGCAGTCCCGACGACAACTTCTGCGCACCTCGGCAATCGGTTTCGGTCACTTGGCGTTCACCGCAATGCTGGGCCAGGAATCCATGGCAGCGGAGAATCCGCTGGTCCCCAAAGGTCCGCATTTTCCGGCGCGGGCCAAACGGATCGTGTTCCTGTTCATGAAAGGCGGCCCGTCGCACGTCGACACCTTTGACCCCAAGCCGCAATTGGATCGAGATCATGGCAAGGCGCCGCCGTTCGATTTGCCCGACGTGACCTTTGCCAAGCAAGGGAATCTGCTGAAGTCGCCGTGGAAGTTCAAGCAGTACGGCCAGAGCGGATTGCCCGTCAGCGAGTTGTTCCCCAATGTCGCACGCCATGTCGATGACCTGTGCGTGTTGCGATCGGTGCATGGAACGAACCCCGCGCACGGCGGTGCACTGTTAAAGATTCATACCGGAAGCGATCAATTCGTCCGGCCCAGCATGGGATCTTGGTTGGTTTATGGACTGGGAACCGAAAATGAAAACCTGCCGGCGTTTGTGACGATCTGCCCGACGCTGGCCCACGGCGGAGTCAACAATTGGGGAGCCGCATTTTTGCCGGCCCATTGTCAGGGAACGCCGATCGGCAACGCCAGCCTGCCGGCGACGGCGGCCAAGGTGAAACACATTCGCAACGATCGCATCGATCCCGAGTTACAGCGTCGGCAACTGGATCTGATCGCGTCGATGAACCGGACGCATCTGGAGATGGCCGGTCGCGATCAGGCACTGGAGGGGCGATTGAACTCGTTCGAACTGGCGTATCGAATGCAGACCGCGATGCCCGAGATCCAGAACCTTGCCTCGGAATCCGCCGCGACGCAGCGTCTGTATGGGATCGATGACCCGGTCACCGAAGACTTCGGTCGACAGTGCTTGATGGCGCGGCGGTTTCTCGAACAAGGTGTCCGGTTCGTCCAGGTCACGCACAGCGACAGTGTCGTCCAGTGGGACCAGCACTCGGGGCTGTACCAGGGCCACACCAAGAACGCGGCCGAAGTCGATCGTCCGATCGCGGGTTTCCTGCAAGATTTAAAGACGCGGGGGCTGCTCGAAGACACGCTGGTCTTGTGGGGCGGTGAATTCGGACGTACACCGACGGCGCAGGGTAGCAACGGCCGCGACCACAACCCGCACGGGTTCACGATGTGGATGGCCGGCGGCGGAGTGAAGAGAGGTTTCGCCTATGGCGCGACCGACGACTACGGTTACTACGCCGTGGAAAACAAGATGCACGTTCACGATCTGCACGCCACCATCCTGCACCTGATGGGGCTGGACCACGAACGTTTGACCTACCGCTACGCCGGACGAGACTTTCGCTTGACCGACGTCGAAGGCGTCGTGGCAAACGAGATTTTCGCTTAGTTAGAGAAGCAGGGGTTTTTGACCACGAAAAACACGAAGCACACGAAATCCGGTGGAGCGTGCGGTAGAGAAGTCCCCAGAGGATACGACGCCGAACTTAGCGGGTAGCTGGCTTTCGCGGCCCGGGGTCGCTGCTTTGCAGCGAGGGGGAATCGCCTAAAGGCTAGACACCAACGGTTGCTGATTCCACTTGGTATCCAACGCTGCTCAGAATAGCCTTGACCAGACCACCGCTGCGAAGACGATTGCGACCAGGCAGCAGAACCACGACGCCAGCAAACGCCAAAAAAATCTGGAGTCTTGATAGGCCCCATTGGGGACTTCGAAGATTAGCAAGAACAGCACGTAAAAGGTCAGCAACGGCGGCAGAATTAAGATTCCGCTGACCGCACCACGAAAAATGCGTGCAACCAGTTCGACGTCGCGCGAATCTTGCTCCGTCCCCTCCAGTTCCGCTTGCGAACCGCAATGATCGTTGATGGGAAGGACCGGTGCATAGGGATTGGAGCTGGGCGGTTTTCGCGGCGGCTGATCGGCAACGACGATCGGGCCGGACTCTCGGATGACCGGCGATTCCAACTCCAGCAAGGGGCGAGTGGGATCCGCCTCGTCACGAGGCTTTCCGCAGCTCCAGCAAAGATCTTAACGGGGACGGGGGTGAATGGCACGGGCTTAGTGAGCCGACGGCGCTAGCCGCGGGCCTTGGATTGCCCTTTGAGACTTGTATGGCCCGAGGCTAGCGCCTACGGCTCAGCGTATTGGCTTAAACCCGTGCCATTCGGGACGGGGGTTTTTAGATCATCGACTTCGACCGGCAGCAGTTCTTGTACTTCTTTCCGCTTCCACAGGGGCACGGATCGTTGCGTCCGGGTTTCTTTTCGGTATTGCGAATGGTACCGACAGCCGTTCGCGGGGGCGGACTTGGCGGATCCATGGACGTTCTCGATGCCATTTCGTCTCGAGGTTCGGTCACGGACTGGACGACCGGATTTGGAGTCGGTTTGTCGGGGCGTTTGAAGCACGCCCACCGGCTTAATTCTTCCACAACATCAAATTCCAGCGGCAGCGAACGATCGCGCTCGCTGCCAGAGCCTTCGGCCGCCCTGTTGATCGTTTCCTCAAGCTCTTCCTGCGAAACCATCCCCTCTTCGACGTTGCCCGACGCATAGGCTCGTCGAATCGTCTCGATGGAGGCGGGGACGCCGAAATTGGCAAGCTCCATACAGAGACCGGTATTCAACTCATAACACGGCCGTTCGATCAGTCGATTCAAATGCCGCTCAATCCTCTCGACGCCTTCTTCGCGACTCAGTCGTCCCTCTTTGAACAGCAAGAAATAGGTGCAAGCCGCCGACCATCGCACGTACTCGTACAAATCTGGATTTTCCACCAGTTGTCCGATTCGATCGAAATCCGTACCGATCAGTTTGACGATCAGCCGTTGCAAATTGTCGTGGATCAGATCGCCCAGCAACGAGTACAGTTTTTCGTCCGGCAGCGAAATCGCTTCGATCACTGCGGGCAATCCGCGTGGATCACCGATGGCACTGATCAAAGCAAACGAAAAGAAGGCAGCGTCTGTTTCGATGTTGCCCCCTTTCCTCGCATGCTCCGTTTCGGCTTGAAGGATTTCGCTCAGTCCGGGGACCACGGATTCGCCACGAGATTGGAGTTCGCGCAGCAGAGCCTTCGGCAGAACACCCTTGGGAGATTTTTTCAGTTCTTCCAACAATTCGGCGTCGGTCTTGCTTTCCAGGCTGGGTGTTGCGGTGCTCAAGATTCGTTCAATCCTTGTTTCATGGTTTTGATCAGTCCGATTGCATCTGCATTTTGCAGCGCATCGGCGTCAAGCCAAAGCCCGTGCCATTCACCCCCGTCCCCTTGTCGGGGACTCTGTCGCTGCGGGGCAGCGAGGGGCGTCGTACATATAAATTACCCTGTTTCCCTTTTTGCGGTGGGGGATAGCAGTTGCTCGATCTGCCGGGTGATGGCGGCGGGGGCATGGTCGGATTCGATCTGTTGCTGTGCGGCGAGTCGTTGCGTTGCGGCTTGATCAGGGTTGGCTGCGAACTCGAGGATCGCCTGGGCGAGCGACGGTGGATTGCCGGGGTCGGCCCAAAAGGCGGTGGGCGCGTCGGCTTGCAGTTCGATCGCTCCGCCGGCGCGTGTCGCGATCACCGGCGTTCCGAGCGCCATCGCTTCCAAAACCACGTTCGGCATGCCTTCAAATCGGGACGGCAAGACCAACGCGTCGGCCGCGTTGATTTCAGCGGCCGCACTCGCAAGACTGCCGACAAACTGAATCCGACTCTCCAATCCCAGCGACTCGGCGCGCGCCTGCAGTTCGCCTCGCAGCGGCCCGTCGCCGATCATCCGCATCGTCCAAGCCGAACGGGTCTCGGGCCACTTCGATTGCAGCATCGCCAGGGCATCGATCAGATCCGCGTGCCCTTTCTCGTCGGTCATCCGGCCGACACAAACCAACACGGTCTGATCGGAGTATCGCGGCGGTGCTGCCCCGACCGCTTTGCGCAGGCCGATCGCGTCGACCGGATTCTTGATGACGACGACACTTCCCGTTGGCAATCCGTAATATGATTCGGCCGACTGGGCGGCTTGTCCGCTGACGGCGACGACGACGTCCGAGCCGCGGTAGGCCGCCGCCAGTCGACGGCGTTTGAGTGCGACGAAACGTTTTTCGACCAGCGGCAACGCCAGGTGCGGCGGGCTGACGATCGTGGAAACCCTGCGGACTCCCGCTGCCGCTTTTCCGGCGATCAGCGTCATGTGAAACGTGCGATCGTAGACAACATCGATCTTGTTGTCGCGAATCACGCCGCGCAGAAATTCGGTCTGACGGCGAAGTTGTCGGCCGGGAAAGTAGACGCGGCCGGAATCCCGGCAGGAGTCAAAGGAATGGATCGGAACATCCGAAGGGACTTGCCCCAGAAATTCACCGGCCGCTGCGGTCAAGTAAAGATGCGGTTCGAATCGGGATCGGTCGAGTGTCTGCGAAAGCAACAACACCTGCCGTTCGCTGCCGCCGCCGCGCATCGAGCTGACCATCAACAAGACTCGTTTGCGCTGATCCGGCATGCGGTGATGATCCAAAGGAGACAAAAACGTGGTGGGAGATGATGGCTCGCGATTCAGCGATTCAACACTCCCTGACAAAGCCAAGCAAGCTGCTGATCCCACTATTATCGTTTGACTTCGATCCAGACCAAGCGATGATCGGATGCCTTGATCCAGGTGCTCTGTGGGTCGTCCTCGGTCGGCCAGAACACGCCGCCGTCGACGACGTCCAAGTCGCTACTGGGTAAAACATAATCGACCCGCATCGGCCCGTTGCGTCCGAAATCAGCCGTCTTGCTCTGATGGACGTCGCGAACGCGGGGATGGCTTAACAACCGAATGATCGATTCACGGCGACCACTGCCGTCGATCGGGTCGGCATTCAAATCGCCCATCACGACGAAACTGGCGTCGACATCCAGCGCCCCGACGCGACCGTCATCATCGATCAGCCAGCCGCGGGCCGATGCGTCGGCGTCCAAATAGTGATTCCAAAACTGGATTTCATCGTGATTGCGGGCGCCGTTCCGGTCTTCGGGGCCATCGAACACCGGCGGCGTCGGGTGGCTGGCGAGGACGTGGATGACGCGATCACCGACGCGAATCGGCACGTCGATGTGATTCTTGCTGCTCAGACGCAGCTGGGCCCAAATCGCATCGTCGTAATAGGGCTGGCCGGTCGCCGGGTTCCGCGGCCTGATCGCACCGGGCAACTGCTTCCAGAGCAATTTTTGAAAGGTGCGTATCGATGCGGTGTCGATCGGAAAGCGGCTGTAGACGGTCATCGCGTACTGGCCGGGATAGATCCCATACCCCCAGGCATCGTTGCCAGACCCCAATTTGCCGTCGCGATTTAAATCCAAAGCCGAGTCGATTCCCGTATTGCTGGGCGCACTGAAAAAATACGGATAGTCGATCGGCGTGAGTTGTTCATCGCCGGTGGCCGAGTCCTGCGCGACGGCGAAGTAGTTTTCGGCCAGCAACTTGGCCGGCGCCGAATCGAGCTGGAAATCGAGTTCGTTGACCAGCAAGATATCCGGGCGCACCGTTTGGACGATGCTCGCGATTCGTTTTGCCTGCAGATCCTCGCGGTCGGACAGCTGCTGGCGGACTTGCCCCTGCTGTTTTCCGTACAGCGAGACGTTAAACGTCGCGATCCGAAGGGTGTTCTGGGCC containing:
- a CDS encoding glycosyltransferase; translation: MPDQRKRVLLMVSSMRGGGSERQVLLLSQTLDRSRFEPHLYLTAAAGEFLGQVPSDVPIHSFDSCRDSGRVYFPGRQLRRQTEFLRGVIRDNKIDVVYDRTFHMTLIAGKAAAGVRRVSTIVSPPHLALPLVEKRFVALKRRRLAAAYRGSDVVVAVSGQAAQSAESYYGLPTGSVVVIKNPVDAIGLRKAVGAAPPRYSDQTVLVCVGRMTDEKGHADLIDALAMLQSKWPETRSAWTMRMIGDGPLRGELQARAESLGLESRIQFVGSLASAAAEINAADALVLPSRFEGMPNVVLEAMALGTPVIATRAGGAIELQADAPTAFWADPGNPPSLAQAILEFAANPDQAATQRLAAQQQIESDHAPAAITRQIEQLLSPTAKRETG
- a CDS encoding endonuclease/exonuclease/phosphatase family protein → MYKKTPLIRMTLAILIASFLFADAVAQNTLRIATFNVSLYGKQQGQVRQQLSDREDLQAKRIASIVQTVRPDILLVNELDFQLDSAPAKLLAENYFAVAQDSATGDEQLTPIDYPYFFSAPSNTGIDSALDLNRDGKLGSGNDAWGYGIYPGQYAMTVYSRFPIDTASIRTFQKLLWKQLPGAIRPRNPATGQPYYDDAIWAQLRLSSKNHIDVPIRVGDRVIHVLASHPTPPVFDGPEDRNGARNHDEIQFWNHYLDADASARGWLIDDDGRVGALDVDASFVVMGDLNADPIDGSGRRESIIRLLSHPRVRDVHQSKTADFGRNGPMRVDYVLPSSDLDVVDGGVFWPTEDDPQSTWIKASDHRLVWIEVKR
- a CDS encoding DUF1186 domain-containing protein, with the protein product MSTATPSLESKTDAELLEELKKSPKGVLPKALLRELQSRGESVVPGLSEILQAETEHARKGGNIETDAAFFSFALISAIGDPRGLPAVIEAISLPDEKLYSLLGDLIHDNLQRLIVKLIGTDFDRIGQLVENPDLYEYVRWSAACTYFLLFKEGRLSREEGVERIERHLNRLIERPCYELNTGLCMELANFGVPASIETIRRAYASGNVEEGMVSQEELEETINRAAEGSGSERDRSLPLEFDVVEELSRWACFKRPDKPTPNPVVQSVTEPRDEMASRTSMDPPSPPPRTAVGTIRNTEKKPGRNDPCPCGSGKKYKNCCRSKSMI
- a CDS encoding DUF1501 domain-containing protein; protein product: MQSRRQLLRTSAIGFGHLAFTAMLGQESMAAENPLVPKGPHFPARAKRIVFLFMKGGPSHVDTFDPKPQLDRDHGKAPPFDLPDVTFAKQGNLLKSPWKFKQYGQSGLPVSELFPNVARHVDDLCVLRSVHGTNPAHGGALLKIHTGSDQFVRPSMGSWLVYGLGTENENLPAFVTICPTLAHGGVNNWGAAFLPAHCQGTPIGNASLPATAAKVKHIRNDRIDPELQRRQLDLIASMNRTHLEMAGRDQALEGRLNSFELAYRMQTAMPEIQNLASESAATQRLYGIDDPVTEDFGRQCLMARRFLEQGVRFVQVTHSDSVVQWDQHSGLYQGHTKNAAEVDRPIAGFLQDLKTRGLLEDTLVLWGGEFGRTPTAQGSNGRDHNPHGFTMWMAGGGVKRGFAYGATDDYGYYAVENKMHVHDLHATILHLMGLDHERLTYRYAGRDFRLTDVEGVVANEIFA
- a CDS encoding PSD1 and planctomycete cytochrome C domain-containing protein, with product MHVPGLLLDTPQRLLGCLTAVVCTIAASAGTAQEASPQAIVFFEKEVRPVLVEHCYDCHSAGGSVRGGLRLDTREGLRKGGDSGPAIVVGDADASLMIEAIRYQNRDLQMPPRNPLPERAVKVLEKWVAQGAADPRGPVSADRGSTDLAADHSPSGMSIDQGRQFWAFRPVSDPAIPELPDSNWVANPIDAFVLTRLQKNGLSPAPAADKVTLIRRITQDLIGLPPTPDQIDEFVADQSPSAYDKLIERLLNSPHYGVRWGRHWLDVARYADSNGLDENLGYGQAWRYRDYVVDAFNNDKPYDRFLIEQIAGDLLPEANRETKTATGFLALGAKVLAEPDRQKLEMDLIDEQLDTLGKAFLGMTFGCVRCHDHKFDPIKQSDYYALAAIFKSTKTLGDTNTGAIKHWYEHSFASEEETARLKEIDAQIAAKKQAAASYKNAAMAKIRQGAREQAADYLAAAARFDVATPLTTVAEIAEPLSLHPRILHHCRMHLDFHRDDPLWVIWHQLAEAGDADAIRRHYGDLFARAEQAFTAAKKQNPKATTLDDPTLQAARSALLDSAGFLAVPAKESFAFDPETLAEYYRLMDEARAFESVASDETAAMGVSEGNVVAQLPIHIRGSYKNLGEPVAREFPEVMRHSAVRPVFPSGQSGRLQLARWMADTRHPLTARVIVNRIWGWHFGEALVRTTENFGRLGDRPSHPELLDWLARRFMAGGWSIKDLHRLILRSNTYRLASSHPEQERYATIDPENRLLWKANLRRLEAEQIRDSILAVSGRLNREIGGKTLPLRNRQFVFNHTSEDHTKYDSVRRALYLPVIRNNLYAFFTQFDYPDPTMPTGSRNATVIAPQNLLLMNDELVMESADALARSVLSQPDDDIDRVADAYRRAVGREPSPNETERAIGFLTKLTDGAGDDDGRSQRQAWSLFCQSLMASNEFIYLR